A window of Shewanella mesophila contains these coding sequences:
- the pta gene encoding phosphate acetyltransferase translates to MSRNIMLIPNGTGVGLTSISLGMVRALERHGVKVRFFKPIAQQRPTDTGPERSTTILSKSPTVNPLEPFDMDHAENLIRTDQTDVLMEQIIARATEFADPSETLIVEGLVQTRNHPFSDDINYKIAKALDADIIFVAAPGNETPTALMNRLEIAHNAWGGSKNKRLIGAIINKIGAPVDDEGRARPDLSEVFDHQEVQRPDPATMFQLPGKSKLRILGSVPYNLDLVAPRASDLAKHLRARIINAGEMHTRRLRKVTFCARSIPNMVTHIKTDSLLVTSGDRSDVIVSACLASMNGVKVGALLLTGSYEPETEIMELCEQAFETGLPVFLIDTNTWQTSLNIQRFDHEVPVDDAVRIEQVQEYVASHIDQNWVQSVTENSPREHRLSPPAFRYKLTELARAAHKTVVLPEGDEPRTIEAAAICAERGIARCVLIGNREEILRIAMQQGVALGEGVEIIEPEAARERYVAPMLDLRRHKGLTEVVAREQLEDNMVLGTMMLAQGEVDGIVSGAVNTTANTIRPPLQLIKTAPGSSLVSSIFFMLMPDQVLVYGDCAINPDPNAEQLADIAIQSAESAAAFGIEPRVAMISYSTGSSGTGSDVDKVREATRIAKEKRPDLIIDGPLQYDAAVMPNVAQSKAPNSPVAGQATVFVFPDLNTGNTTYKAVQRSADLISIGPMLQGMRKPVNDLSRGALVDDIVYTIALTAIQASQS, encoded by the coding sequence ATGTCTCGCAATATTATGCTCATACCAAACGGCACTGGCGTAGGCTTAACGTCTATCAGTCTCGGTATGGTTCGTGCCTTAGAGCGCCATGGTGTAAAGGTTCGTTTTTTCAAACCGATTGCTCAGCAGCGCCCAACCGATACTGGTCCAGAACGTTCAACCACGATTCTTAGTAAGTCGCCTACGGTTAATCCGCTTGAACCATTCGATATGGATCATGCTGAAAATCTCATCCGCACCGACCAAACCGATGTGCTTATGGAGCAAATTATTGCTCGCGCTACCGAGTTTGCCGATCCAAGCGAAACATTAATCGTTGAAGGTTTAGTACAAACCCGTAACCACCCTTTTTCTGACGACATCAACTACAAGATAGCAAAAGCACTCGATGCCGATATTATCTTCGTTGCCGCGCCTGGCAATGAAACACCGACAGCACTAATGAATCGTCTTGAGATTGCTCACAACGCATGGGGTGGTAGCAAAAACAAACGTCTGATTGGCGCTATCATCAACAAAATTGGAGCTCCAGTTGATGACGAAGGGCGTGCACGCCCCGATCTTTCTGAAGTATTCGATCATCAAGAGGTTCAGCGTCCAGATCCTGCGACAATGTTCCAACTACCAGGTAAAAGCAAGCTACGTATTTTAGGTAGCGTTCCTTACAACTTGGATCTCGTCGCCCCACGCGCATCGGATCTTGCCAAACACTTACGTGCTCGCATTATCAATGCTGGTGAGATGCACACACGTCGTCTTCGTAAGGTGACTTTCTGTGCTCGCAGCATTCCAAATATGGTCACGCATATTAAAACAGATTCTCTGTTAGTCACCTCAGGTGATCGTTCAGATGTGATTGTATCGGCTTGCCTTGCATCGATGAACGGCGTAAAAGTTGGCGCTCTGTTGCTTACAGGGAGTTACGAGCCTGAAACTGAGATCATGGAGTTATGTGAACAGGCATTTGAAACGGGTTTACCTGTATTCTTAATCGACACTAACACTTGGCAGACTTCGCTTAATATCCAGCGTTTTGACCATGAGGTCCCTGTAGATGACGCTGTGCGTATCGAACAAGTACAAGAATATGTCGCCAGCCACATAGATCAAAACTGGGTTCAAAGTGTGACCGAGAATTCGCCTCGTGAGCATAGACTCTCTCCTCCGGCATTTAGATATAAACTCACCGAGCTTGCTCGCGCAGCCCATAAGACTGTCGTGCTTCCTGAAGGTGATGAGCCAAGAACTATCGAAGCTGCTGCCATATGTGCTGAGCGCGGCATCGCCCGCTGTGTACTCATTGGTAATCGTGAAGAGATCTTGCGTATCGCGATGCAACAAGGGGTTGCACTTGGTGAAGGCGTTGAAATTATCGAGCCGGAGGCAGCACGTGAGCGTTATGTTGCACCTATGCTCGATCTGCGTCGTCACAAGGGATTAACTGAAGTCGTTGCCCGCGAACAACTTGAAGACAATATGGTGTTAGGCACCATGATGCTGGCTCAAGGAGAGGTTGACGGTATCGTCTCTGGTGCGGTTAACACCACGGCCAATACGATTCGCCCGCCACTGCAGTTAATTAAAACCGCACCTGGTTCTAGCCTAGTCTCTTCTATCTTCTTTATGTTGATGCCAGATCAAGTACTGGTTTATGGTGACTGTGCCATTAACCCAGATCCAAATGCTGAACAGCTGGCTGATATTGCGATTCAATCGGCAGAAAGTGCCGCCGCATTCGGTATTGAACCTCGTGTTGCTATGATTAGTTACTCTACGGGTAGCTCTGGTACGGGATCGGATGTGGATAAAGTTCGTGAGGCCACCCGCATCGCTAAAGAAAAGCGTCCAGATCTCATCATCGATGGTCCACTACAGTATGACGCTGCGGTCATGCCGAATGTGGCGCAATCTAAAGCACCAAACAGCCCTGTAGCGGGTCAAGCAACCGTATTTGTGTTCCCAGATTTAAATACGGGTAACACGACGTATAAAGCCGTACAACGAAGCGCAGACCTCATCAGTATTGGTCCAATGCTTCAAGGGATGCGTAAACCTGTGAATGATCTATCTCGTGGCGCACTCGTAGATGATATCGTCTACACTATTGCGCTAACGGCGATTCAAGCATCACAGAGCTAA
- a CDS encoding class I SAM-dependent methyltransferase, protein MQLFAKALQAVTLGDDAERLFHGRGGMYDGCEHLCLDWFPPVLLLTSFKSIEENEVALLTKCIAERWRQLKGECQLNLVFQHRCAGQTQTHLLQGEVPEPHYVDENGAQFQVHLLRGQNHGLFLDMRAGRAWVKQHSKQRKVLNLFAYTCGFSVMALQGGADEVVNIDMSKGALSIGKQNHLLNGFAHGARFLGHDIFKSWGKLTKFGPYDLIVADPPSNQRGSFVATKDYARLLKRLPSLLAEQGDLLLCLNAPELDIAFLKQQVEEQSPSLMFIEQLANPEVYLDKDPNKALKVLRYQHKPT, encoded by the coding sequence ATGCAGTTATTTGCTAAAGCATTACAAGCTGTCACCTTAGGTGATGACGCTGAGCGTCTATTTCATGGGCGTGGCGGTATGTATGATGGATGTGAACATTTATGTTTAGATTGGTTTCCTCCCGTATTGTTACTCACGAGTTTTAAATCGATCGAGGAAAATGAAGTCGCTCTCTTGACGAAATGCATCGCTGAACGTTGGCGACAGCTCAAGGGTGAGTGCCAGCTCAATCTTGTGTTTCAACATCGCTGTGCCGGACAGACTCAGACGCATCTCTTGCAAGGAGAGGTACCAGAACCTCATTATGTCGATGAAAATGGTGCTCAGTTTCAAGTTCATCTTCTTCGTGGTCAAAATCATGGTTTGTTTCTTGATATGCGTGCAGGCCGAGCTTGGGTTAAGCAGCATTCAAAGCAACGTAAAGTGCTAAACCTATTTGCTTATACCTGTGGTTTTTCGGTCATGGCACTGCAAGGTGGGGCTGATGAGGTGGTGAATATCGATATGAGCAAAGGCGCATTATCGATAGGTAAACAGAATCATCTGCTCAATGGCTTTGCCCACGGGGCGCGATTTTTAGGCCATGACATTTTTAAGTCTTGGGGTAAGTTAACCAAGTTTGGTCCTTATGATCTGATTGTTGCCGATCCACCGAGTAATCAGCGTGGTAGCTTTGTCGCCACTAAGGATTATGCCCGTTTGCTTAAACGTCTACCCAGTTTATTAGCAGAGCAGGGCGATCTACTTTTATGTTTGAATGCACCTGAGCTTGATATTGCATTTTTAAAGCAACAGGTTGAGGAGCAGAGCCCTTCGTTGATGTTTATCGAGCAGTTAGCTAATCCAGAGGTGTATCTTGATAAGGACCCGAATAAGGCCCTTAAAGTGCTTCGTTACCAACATAAGCCAACTTAA
- a CDS encoding TIGR01777 family oxidoreductase, translated as MKILITGGTGFIGKQLVNALSQGNELTLLTRSAGKAHLELGSHHKLLGNLGALSSLDGFHAVINLAGEPIADKRWTLEQKQMICHSRWDITARLVQLFKASKTPPTVFISGSAIGIYGDHDANTKIDEHFSLAHFKETGQEEKFPHSVCARWEESAQEASEYTRVCIVRIGLVLGLKGGALKKMLLPFKLGGGGIIGSGKQGMSWIHQEDLIGLFLFLLQNNQCQGIYNGTAPHPVNNRTFTKSLGNALHRPTFLPMPAAALNIALGELSELLLEGQYVYPNRALEAGYHFKYPDIDSAFKQLFAAQ; from the coding sequence ATGAAAATTCTCATCACGGGTGGTACGGGTTTTATTGGAAAACAACTCGTCAATGCGTTGAGTCAAGGAAATGAGCTAACCTTACTGACTCGCTCTGCAGGAAAAGCGCACCTTGAACTTGGTTCTCATCACAAACTACTCGGTAATTTAGGCGCGCTATCTTCATTAGATGGCTTCCATGCCGTTATCAATCTTGCCGGCGAACCCATAGCAGACAAACGCTGGACACTTGAGCAAAAGCAGATGATTTGTCATAGTCGCTGGGATATCACCGCTAGATTAGTGCAGCTATTTAAGGCAAGTAAAACGCCTCCAACGGTATTTATCAGTGGTTCAGCCATTGGGATTTATGGGGATCATGATGCCAATACCAAGATAGACGAACACTTCAGCTTGGCCCATTTTAAAGAAACAGGACAAGAGGAAAAATTTCCCCATAGTGTTTGTGCCAGATGGGAAGAGTCGGCACAGGAAGCCAGTGAATACACTCGTGTTTGCATTGTTCGAATCGGCTTAGTGCTTGGCCTAAAAGGCGGCGCACTCAAAAAAATGCTACTGCCTTTCAAACTCGGTGGTGGTGGGATTATTGGTAGTGGAAAACAGGGCATGAGCTGGATCCATCAAGAGGATCTGATTGGCTTGTTCCTATTTCTGCTTCAGAACAATCAATGCCAAGGGATCTATAACGGCACCGCACCACACCCAGTTAATAACCGAACATTTACCAAGTCGCTTGGCAACGCATTACACAGACCGACATTTCTCCCCATGCCAGCAGCTGCACTCAATATCGCGCTTGGAGAACTCTCGGAGCTGCTACTTGAAGGCCAATATGTCTATCCAAACAGAGCATTAGAGGCTGGGTATCATTTTAAGTACCCAGACATTGATAGCGCATTTAAACAGTTATTCGCAGCGCAATAG
- a CDS encoding ABC transporter permease: MEKRIAWKLFKRELFQGQLLLIILAITLAVLSVTGLARVSERLQIAINGQASKFIAADRIINSPTPIDPTIVTTAQSMGLKHVASLQFNSMAFANDNFQLITVRAVGQGYPLKGKIELSTGITDSLPQAGTLWYETRLGGILAYPKSLEVGNAEFSLSAEIARLPDAGFNPYASSPVVLMRLEDVDKTGVIRPGSRVSYIHQFAGDESQLKTFEAAVKPLLNNSQRWVDVQSGDSPIASAVKRAERFLLLASLLGIALACAAIGIAAQRYCQRHFDVVAMLKTFGASSKQIRILFGLHLLFVTGLGIVLGLIGGLALDALITAYLPQAIADYSAPLARPLLLGVATGLISAFMFSAYPLMRLLSIPPLRVLQRQLEGLQLGMWLHLLLSLAAMALLGYLYSQSLTLTMTVVAGVLLLGVLLSLFGFLLIRAGHSVGMKTTNPLQLALAGLRRRAKQNAVQLVGFSSALVLLLTIIALRQDLLDEWQKQLPAQSPNYFLVNIGPDEQQPLTDYFSQNDINATDIYPVIRGRLVEINGETLISSDQADEGVEGRVGISRELNLTWRDELPPNNDLLEGTFNQAADEVSIESGVAERLGVGIGDLLTYVIDNQRLTVKITSVRGVHWETLQPNFFMIFSQEALAPFAYTSMASFYLEDSQKHLVLDLIKGFPTVSIIDVGAMIKQLRQIIDQVSLSLTLVLVLVLLASSLVMIAQTEAGMATRQRELAVLRTFGASGWLLRMATALEFALLGVISGILAVIVAEFTLYLLKTQVFELVVYMHWNWWVLAPLSGALIVALLGTWRCRQLLQKSCSELLKA; encoded by the coding sequence ATGGAAAAGCGTATTGCCTGGAAACTGTTTAAGCGCGAGTTATTCCAGGGGCAACTCTTGTTGATTATCTTGGCTATTACCCTGGCGGTATTATCAGTTACAGGCCTTGCTCGCGTGAGTGAAAGATTGCAGATCGCCATTAACGGTCAGGCATCTAAGTTTATTGCCGCCGACCGTATTATCAATTCACCCACCCCGATAGATCCCACAATAGTGACCACTGCTCAATCAATGGGATTAAAGCATGTGGCGAGTCTGCAGTTTAACTCAATGGCCTTTGCCAATGATAACTTTCAGTTGATCACTGTTCGGGCGGTAGGGCAAGGATATCCGTTAAAAGGAAAAATCGAGCTGTCGACTGGGATAACCGATTCATTACCCCAAGCCGGCACTCTCTGGTATGAGACACGCCTCGGGGGGATATTGGCTTATCCAAAATCGCTTGAGGTTGGCAATGCCGAGTTTAGTCTTAGCGCCGAAATCGCCAGATTGCCTGATGCAGGGTTTAACCCTTACGCATCGTCCCCCGTGGTCTTGATGCGTTTAGAAGATGTCGACAAAACGGGTGTAATTCGACCTGGCAGTCGAGTAAGCTACATTCATCAGTTTGCCGGTGACGAGTCGCAACTTAAAACATTTGAAGCGGCCGTTAAGCCATTATTGAATAATAGCCAGCGCTGGGTCGATGTCCAATCAGGTGATTCCCCTATCGCCAGTGCTGTGAAGCGGGCTGAGCGTTTTCTCCTCTTGGCGAGTTTACTTGGTATCGCATTAGCGTGTGCCGCCATAGGTATTGCGGCTCAGCGATACTGTCAACGCCACTTTGATGTGGTTGCGATGTTGAAAACATTCGGTGCTTCTAGCAAACAGATCCGTATTTTATTTGGTTTACATCTGCTGTTCGTCACCGGATTAGGGATTGTGTTGGGGCTGATTGGTGGATTGGCGTTAGATGCCCTCATCACTGCGTACTTGCCTCAGGCTATCGCCGATTATAGTGCGCCATTGGCCAGACCACTGCTGCTTGGTGTTGCTACTGGCCTCATCTCCGCCTTCATGTTTTCGGCTTATCCGTTAATGCGCTTGTTATCAATCCCGCCACTGCGGGTATTACAGCGTCAGTTGGAGGGGCTTCAGTTAGGGATGTGGTTGCACCTCTTGCTGAGTTTAGCTGCCATGGCGTTACTGGGTTATCTCTATTCGCAAAGTCTTACGCTAACGATGACGGTTGTCGCAGGCGTGCTGTTGTTAGGTGTGTTGCTAAGCCTATTTGGTTTCCTGTTAATCAGAGCCGGCCATAGTGTTGGTATGAAGACCACCAACCCACTGCAACTTGCATTAGCAGGACTTAGACGCCGAGCAAAGCAAAATGCGGTGCAGTTGGTCGGTTTTAGCAGTGCTTTAGTGCTGTTATTGACCATTATCGCACTGCGTCAGGATCTGTTGGATGAATGGCAAAAGCAATTGCCAGCGCAATCACCTAATTACTTTTTAGTTAATATCGGCCCCGATGAGCAGCAGCCGTTAACCGACTATTTTAGTCAAAATGATATTAACGCCACCGATATCTACCCTGTGATCCGTGGTCGTTTAGTGGAGATTAATGGCGAAACGCTTATCTCTTCTGACCAAGCCGATGAAGGTGTGGAAGGCCGAGTCGGGATCTCTCGCGAATTAAATTTGACGTGGCGTGATGAACTGCCGCCAAATAACGACCTACTCGAAGGCACTTTCAACCAAGCGGCTGATGAGGTGTCTATTGAATCTGGTGTTGCTGAGCGTCTTGGGGTTGGTATTGGGGACTTACTAACATACGTTATTGATAACCAAAGGTTAACGGTGAAAATCACCAGTGTGCGCGGCGTACATTGGGAAACACTGCAACCTAATTTCTTTATGATATTCAGTCAAGAGGCGTTAGCGCCTTTTGCGTATACTTCAATGGCAAGTTTCTATCTTGAGGATAGTCAAAAGCACTTGGTACTAGATCTTATTAAAGGGTTTCCTACGGTATCGATTATCGATGTTGGGGCCATGATCAAGCAGCTTAGGCAGATCATCGATCAAGTCTCTTTGTCATTGACCCTTGTACTCGTACTGGTGTTACTGGCGAGCAGCTTAGTGATGATAGCGCAAACAGAGGCTGGGATGGCGACTCGGCAGCGAGAGCTGGCCGTGCTTAGAACCTTTGGCGCGTCGGGTTGGTTACTGAGAATGGCAACCGCGCTGGAATTTGCCTTGTTAGGCGTTATCTCTGGCATATTAGCGGTCATAGTCGCCGAATTTACGCTCTATTTATTGAAAACCCAAGTATTTGAGTTAGTGGTCTATATGCACTGGAATTGGTGGGTGTTAGCGCCGCTGAGTGGCGCATTGATCGTTGCATTACTGGGAACCTGGCGATGTCGTCAGCTATTGCAAAAATCATGTAGTGAGTTGTTAAAAGCGTAA
- a CDS encoding ABC transporter ATP-binding protein → MSDNSAITVNNLIKSVATQEGELTILNGINMDVKLGESVAILGPSGSGKSTLLGLLAALDSPTSGEIYLDGSALHGLNEEGKAALRKQKVSFIFQSFMLVDTLNALENVMLPAELSGIERAKEKAEAMLARVGLSHRLTHFPNQLSGGEQQRVAIARAFICEPKVLFADEPTGNLDGANSEKVADMLFELNRESDTTLVLVTHDLQLASRCERQFSMQAGKLTESNEGYQPGDKGEIQQAAALAEAT, encoded by the coding sequence ATGTCAGATAATAGCGCTATCACGGTTAATAATCTCATTAAGTCAGTGGCTACCCAAGAAGGAGAGCTTACTATCCTCAACGGCATTAACATGGATGTCAAGTTAGGTGAAAGTGTTGCTATCTTAGGCCCTTCAGGTTCGGGCAAGTCAACATTACTGGGGTTGCTCGCCGCACTAGATTCTCCTACATCGGGTGAAATTTACCTTGATGGGAGTGCGCTTCACGGTCTCAACGAGGAAGGGAAAGCGGCGCTGAGAAAACAAAAGGTGAGCTTTATCTTTCAATCCTTCATGTTAGTTGACACCTTAAATGCATTAGAAAATGTGATGTTACCCGCCGAACTCTCTGGCATTGAGCGAGCGAAAGAAAAAGCGGAGGCAATGTTAGCGCGAGTGGGATTAAGTCATAGATTGACCCATTTTCCCAATCAACTCTCAGGAGGAGAGCAGCAACGAGTCGCTATCGCTAGGGCATTTATTTGTGAGCCTAAAGTGTTGTTTGCCGATGAACCGACGGGAAATTTAGATGGCGCAAATAGTGAAAAAGTTGCCGATATGTTGTTTGAACTTAATCGAGAGAGTGACACAACCTTAGTGCTGGTCACCCATGATCTACAGCTCGCGAGTCGCTGTGAGCGGCAGTTTTCGATGCAAGCCGGAAAACTAACTGAGTCGAATGAGGGATATCAGCCAGGTGATAAAGGTGAAATTCAGCAAGCTGCGGCGTTGGCGGAGGCGACTTAA
- a CDS encoding arylesterase, producing the protein MALILHTVPAHANPILILGDSLSASYGMEQDKGWVHLLQKKMPNVTIINGSVSGETSAGGSRRLPALLESTQAKLVLIELGGNDGLRGFSPKQLKENLTKMITASRQSGAKVLLSEVMVPPNYGPRYAKMFSQVYQDLAVEHDITLMPFFMTKIAIHPELMQADGIHPNEDAQPQIAEFIQPWLDTHRQ; encoded by the coding sequence GTGGCCTTAATCCTACACACTGTTCCTGCCCATGCTAACCCGATATTAATCTTAGGTGATAGCCTAAGTGCAAGTTATGGCATGGAGCAAGACAAAGGTTGGGTGCATCTGTTGCAAAAGAAAATGCCGAATGTCACCATCATCAATGGCTCAGTTAGCGGTGAAACATCTGCAGGTGGATCCCGTAGATTGCCTGCACTGCTTGAGTCGACCCAAGCTAAATTGGTGCTAATTGAACTCGGCGGCAACGATGGACTTCGTGGCTTCTCACCCAAACAACTGAAAGAAAATCTTACAAAAATGATCACGGCTTCCAGACAGTCTGGTGCAAAAGTCTTGTTAAGTGAGGTCATGGTTCCACCTAATTATGGCCCACGATATGCCAAGATGTTTTCTCAAGTATATCAAGACCTAGCCGTTGAGCATGACATAACCTTAATGCCATTCTTCATGACCAAGATTGCTATTCACCCCGAACTAATGCAGGCCGACGGTATCCATCCAAATGAAGATGCACAGCCCCAAATTGCAGAATTCATTCAACCTTGGTTAGATACGCATCGACAATAA
- the ackA gene encoding acetate kinase, protein MSNKLVLVLNCGSSSLKFAIIDALTGDDQISGLAECFGLEDSRIKWKVDGNKSEARLGAFTAHREAVEFIVTKILGEHPQIAEKIQAIGHRIVHGGEKYTQSVIIDETVLKGIEDSAVFAPLHNPAHLIGIRAAQASFPKLPQVAVFDTAFHQSMPAHAYIYALPYKLYREHGIRRYGAHGTSHLFVSREAAKVLGKDTADTNVICAHLGNGASVTAIKGGKSVDTSMGLTPLEGLVMGTRCGDMDPSIVYHLIHQLGYTADEVNNLMNKQSGLLGISELTNDCRGIEEGYQNGHKGATLALEIFCYRLAKYIASYTVPLGRLDALVFTGGIGENSELIREKVLNLLSIFNFEVDSERNKAARFGNQGQITTDNGPIALVIPTNEEWVIAEDAVSLLK, encoded by the coding sequence ATGTCAAATAAACTGGTTTTGGTACTTAACTGCGGCAGCTCTTCATTGAAGTTTGCTATTATTGATGCCCTCACAGGTGACGACCAGATCTCTGGCTTAGCAGAGTGTTTTGGTCTAGAAGACTCACGAATTAAATGGAAAGTCGACGGCAACAAATCCGAAGCTAGACTAGGTGCATTTACCGCTCACCGTGAAGCGGTTGAATTCATCGTAACCAAAATTTTAGGTGAACACCCTCAGATTGCTGAAAAGATTCAAGCTATCGGTCACCGTATCGTGCACGGCGGCGAAAAGTACACCCAGTCAGTTATTATCGATGAAACTGTACTTAAGGGTATTGAAGACAGCGCAGTATTTGCACCACTTCATAACCCAGCTCACCTGATCGGTATTCGAGCGGCTCAAGCATCTTTCCCTAAGCTGCCACAAGTTGCAGTGTTTGATACCGCATTCCATCAAAGTATGCCGGCACACGCCTACATATATGCCCTACCGTACAAACTATACCGCGAACATGGTATTCGCCGTTATGGCGCACATGGTACTAGCCACCTATTTGTCAGCCGTGAAGCAGCTAAAGTCCTTGGCAAAGATACCGCCGACACCAATGTTATCTGTGCTCACCTAGGCAACGGTGCATCCGTTACTGCCATCAAAGGTGGTAAGAGCGTAGATACTTCTATGGGGTTAACTCCGCTAGAAGGCCTTGTAATGGGCACTCGTTGCGGTGATATGGACCCTTCTATCGTCTATCACCTGATCCATCAGCTTGGCTACACAGCCGATGAAGTCAATAACTTGATGAACAAGCAAAGTGGCCTATTAGGTATTTCTGAGCTAACTAACGATTGTCGTGGCATCGAAGAAGGCTATCAAAATGGCCATAAAGGCGCGACATTAGCACTCGAAATATTCTGCTATCGTCTGGCTAAGTACATTGCTTCATATACAGTGCCACTAGGCCGTTTAGACGCTCTCGTCTTTACCGGTGGCATTGGTGAGAACTCTGAACTCATTCGTGAAAAAGTGCTTAACCTACTTTCAATTTTTAATTTTGAAGTGGATAGCGAGCGCAATAAAGCGGCACGTTTTGGCAATCAAGGTCAGATCACAACAGACAATGGCCCTATTGCATTGGTTATTCCTACTAATGAAGAGTGGGTTATCGCCGAAGATGCAGTATCACTGCTGAAGTAA
- a CDS encoding AI-2E family transporter: MTRFDNQGVALKGFAIMAFIVVILAGIKAASPIVVPFVLSAFIAVICNPAINGMTRLRIPRLLAVMLMMVFIVLMGLWLASLVGSSINEFSRQLPVYRGQLVEQFAWILAKLQTFNIELSREQILDYFDPGAALSMTTNMLSSVGGVMANLFLIILTIVFMLFEAEDLPKKLHFALDDPDMRLKQIDKFLHSVNQYMVIKTLVSLGTGLIVGGGLAIIGVDYALLWGVVAFLFNYIPNIGSIIAAIPAVLLAFIQMGPAVAGGTALLYFATNMVMGNVVEPRYMGRGLGLSTLVVFLSLIFWGWLLGSVGMLLSVPLTMIVKIALESSQSGRWLAILLADNVDDLVPEKSQENVLEEQQES, encoded by the coding sequence ATGACTCGATTTGATAACCAAGGTGTCGCGTTAAAAGGATTTGCGATCATGGCGTTTATCGTTGTGATACTTGCTGGCATAAAAGCCGCGAGCCCAATAGTGGTTCCTTTTGTGCTTTCAGCTTTCATTGCGGTGATCTGTAATCCGGCGATTAATGGGATGACACGTCTGCGTATCCCTAGACTGCTGGCCGTTATGTTGATGATGGTTTTTATTGTACTAATGGGCTTATGGCTCGCGTCTTTAGTGGGCAGTTCAATTAATGAGTTTTCGAGGCAATTGCCAGTTTATAGAGGCCAACTTGTCGAACAATTCGCATGGATATTAGCCAAGTTACAGACCTTTAATATTGAGCTATCTCGCGAACAGATCCTTGACTATTTTGATCCTGGCGCCGCACTGTCGATGACGACAAATATGTTGTCTAGCGTGGGCGGGGTGATGGCCAATCTGTTTTTGATCATCTTGACGATTGTTTTTATGCTTTTTGAAGCAGAAGACTTACCAAAAAAATTACATTTTGCCCTAGATGATCCTGATATGCGTCTTAAGCAGATCGACAAGTTTTTGCATTCTGTGAATCAATATATGGTGATTAAGACCTTGGTCAGTTTGGGGACTGGTTTAATTGTTGGGGGCGGTTTAGCCATTATTGGTGTCGATTATGCACTTTTGTGGGGCGTTGTGGCGTTTCTCTTTAATTACATTCCTAACATTGGATCTATCATTGCTGCCATCCCTGCCGTATTGCTAGCCTTTATTCAGATGGGGCCTGCCGTCGCTGGTGGCACCGCTCTGTTGTACTTCGCTACGAATATGGTGATGGGAAATGTAGTAGAGCCTAGATATATGGGGCGAGGATTGGGCTTGTCGACCTTAGTGGTGTTTCTATCACTGATTTTTTGGGGCTGGTTACTCGGCTCCGTCGGTATGCTGTTATCTGTGCCACTCACTATGATCGTAAAAATTGCATTAGAATCGAGTCAAAGCGGGCGCTGGTTAGCGATATTGCTAGCCGATAATGTTGATGATCTGGTGCCTGAAAAATCCCAAGAAAATGTGCTCGAAGAGCAACAAGAATCTTAA
- the folX gene encoding dihydroneopterin triphosphate 2'-epimerase — MNPEIAIIRIKNLRLRTYIGIKEDEINNKQDVTINAEIHYCAAKARNSDNMEDALNYRTITKKIIALVENNRFSLLEHLTDQVLSITCEHEWVDVAKVEIDKPHALRFADSVSMQLCYSKDHSNT, encoded by the coding sequence ATGAATCCTGAAATAGCCATCATCCGCATCAAAAATTTACGCCTAAGAACCTATATTGGCATAAAAGAAGATGAGATAAATAATAAGCAAGATGTCACCATCAATGCCGAAATTCATTACTGCGCTGCCAAAGCTCGTAATAGCGACAACATGGAAGACGCGTTAAATTATCGCACGATTACTAAAAAAATCATCGCTTTGGTTGAAAACAATCGCTTTTCATTACTTGAGCATTTAACAGACCAAGTACTCAGCATTACCTGTGAACATGAATGGGTCGATGTTGCCAAAGTCGAAATTGACAAGCCCCATGCATTAAGGTTTGCCGACTCAGTCTCTATGCAACTTTGTTACAGTAAAGACCATTCCAATACTTAA